Proteins found in one Amycolatopsis aidingensis genomic segment:
- the steA gene encoding putative cytokinetic ring protein SteA codes for MKLTGLLSRNEETLPGITGVARVDRRTRELLRRVGPGDIVLLDQVDLDRSTADALVGAEVAVVLNASPSISGRFPNLGPEILVSAGIPLIDGVGGELLRTVKDGSKLRVHEGAIYLGDRKVGSGVEQTPESIADQMIEAKAGMSTQLEAFSANTIEFLRRERTLILDGVGVPELRVPLRDQHVLVVAPGNGHAEDLRRLKKYIAEHRPVLIGVDAGADTLRAQGYDPDVIVGDPHGIQADTLKSGGEVVVPAQPDGHAPGVERIQDLGIGAVTFPASGNSEDLALLLADAHDATLVVTVGFQATLQEFLDHGRSGSNPSTFLTRLKLGTKLVDGRAVATLHRSRVAMGAIVFLVVAALVVVFAALLVSDVGSVYLDAAGEAWNSFVGWVKGLFT; via the coding sequence ATGAAGCTCACCGGCTTGCTCTCGCGGAACGAGGAAACCCTGCCCGGGATTACCGGGGTGGCACGGGTTGATCGGCGTACCAGGGAGCTGCTGCGCCGGGTGGGCCCCGGCGACATCGTGCTGCTCGACCAGGTGGACCTCGACCGGTCCACGGCGGACGCCCTGGTCGGGGCCGAGGTCGCCGTCGTACTGAACGCCTCCCCTTCGATATCCGGGCGGTTTCCGAACCTCGGGCCGGAGATTCTGGTCAGCGCGGGAATTCCGCTGATCGACGGGGTCGGCGGGGAGTTACTGCGCACCGTCAAGGACGGCAGCAAGCTGCGGGTGCACGAAGGCGCCATCTACCTCGGCGACCGCAAGGTCGGCTCCGGTGTCGAGCAGACCCCGGAAAGCATCGCGGACCAGATGATCGAGGCCAAGGCCGGGATGTCGACCCAGCTCGAGGCGTTCTCCGCGAACACCATCGAGTTCCTGCGCCGGGAGCGCACGCTGATCCTGGACGGCGTCGGCGTGCCGGAACTGCGGGTGCCGCTGCGCGATCAGCATGTCCTGGTGGTGGCGCCCGGCAACGGGCACGCCGAGGACCTGCGCAGGCTGAAGAAATACATCGCCGAGCACCGCCCGGTGCTGATCGGGGTGGACGCGGGTGCCGACACCCTGCGCGCGCAGGGCTACGACCCCGACGTCATTGTCGGCGATCCACACGGCATCCAGGCGGACACCCTCAAGTCCGGTGGTGAGGTGGTGGTGCCCGCCCAGCCGGACGGGCACGCCCCGGGTGTCGAGCGCATCCAGGACCTCGGCATCGGTGCGGTGACCTTCCCGGCCTCCGGCAACTCCGAGGACCTCGCGCTGTTGCTGGCCGACGCGCATGACGCCACGCTGGTGGTCACCGTCGGGTTCCAGGCGACCTTGCAGGAGTTCCTGGACCACGGCCGGTCCGGTTCCAACCCGTCGACCTTCCTCACCCGGCTCAAGCTCGGCACCAAACTGGTCGACGGCAGGGCGGTGGCCACGCTGCATCGCAGCAGGGTGGCGATGGGTGCCATCGTGTTCCTCGTGGTGGCCGCGCTCGTCGTGGTGTTCGCCGCGCTGCTGGTCTCCGACGTCGGCTCGGTCTACCTGGACGCCGCGGGGGAGGCCTGGAATTCGTTCGTCGGCTGGGTCAAGGGGCTGTTCACGTGA
- the recN gene encoding DNA repair protein RecN: MLAEMRIQGLGVIEEALLELHPGFTVVTGETGAGKTMVVTGLHLLSGGRSEASKVRTGSTKASVEGRFAGIESEQARELITGAGADIDEDGSVIALRSVGSDGRSRAHLGGRSVPVGVLSDLSEQLLAVHGQNDQLRLMRPAEQRAVIDRFAGESVAEPLAEYRRVREEWIAVVAELAERSNRSRELAQQADLLRHGLTEIEAVDPAAGEDGALTEEIKRLTAVDELRAAAGSAQAAVAGAGDGDPDVPNALSLLADAQRRLGAAEDSVLRALEPRLAEAAVLLSEVGAELGTYLESLDADPERLEQVLARQAELKRLTRKYAADVDGVLAWAEDARRRLSTMDVSEEALAELAARRDELAEQLAGHATRLSSERASAAAELATAITAELSGLAMGQAEIEVTVRNRAAEANDPHALRVGEETLHAGADGVDEVELLLRAHSGAPPLPVHKAASGGELSRVMLAIEVVLAHADTVPTLVFDEVDAGVGGRAAVEIGRRLAKLARSHQVLVVTHLPQVAAFADQHLVVDKGTSGGVTRSGVTVLQESERVLELARMLAGMDSTETGRAHAEELLAAAAADKASAAEKRPGQGRGAKKKGGKAKNGT, encoded by the coding sequence GTGCTTGCCGAGATGCGCATCCAGGGCCTCGGGGTCATCGAGGAGGCCCTGCTCGAACTGCACCCGGGGTTCACCGTGGTCACCGGGGAGACCGGCGCGGGCAAGACCATGGTGGTCACCGGGCTGCACCTGCTGTCCGGTGGCCGTTCCGAGGCCTCCAAGGTGCGTACCGGGTCGACCAAGGCTTCCGTCGAGGGCCGGTTCGCGGGGATCGAGAGCGAACAGGCCCGCGAGCTCATCACCGGAGCCGGTGCCGATATCGACGAGGACGGCAGCGTGATCGCGTTGCGCTCGGTCGGTTCCGACGGGCGTTCCCGCGCCCACCTCGGCGGCCGCTCCGTTCCGGTCGGGGTGCTGTCCGACCTCTCCGAGCAGCTGCTCGCCGTGCACGGGCAGAACGACCAGCTCCGGCTGATGCGGCCGGCCGAGCAGCGCGCGGTCATCGACCGGTTCGCGGGTGAGTCGGTGGCCGAGCCGCTGGCCGAGTACCGCAGGGTACGCGAGGAATGGATCGCCGTGGTGGCCGAGCTCGCCGAGCGTTCCAACCGTTCCCGCGAGCTGGCCCAGCAGGCCGACCTGCTGCGGCACGGCCTCACCGAGATCGAGGCCGTCGATCCCGCGGCAGGTGAGGACGGCGCGCTCACCGAGGAGATCAAACGGCTGACCGCGGTGGATGAGCTGCGGGCGGCCGCGGGCAGCGCGCAGGCCGCGGTCGCGGGTGCCGGCGACGGCGATCCGGACGTGCCCAACGCGCTGAGCCTGCTCGCCGACGCCCAGCGCAGGCTCGGCGCGGCGGAGGACTCCGTGCTGCGGGCGCTGGAGCCACGGCTGGCCGAGGCCGCGGTGCTGCTCTCCGAGGTGGGCGCCGAGCTCGGCACTTACCTGGAGAGCCTGGACGCCGACCCGGAGCGGCTGGAGCAGGTGCTGGCCCGCCAGGCCGAGCTGAAACGGCTCACCCGCAAGTACGCGGCCGATGTGGACGGCGTGCTCGCCTGGGCGGAGGACGCCCGGCGCAGGTTGTCCACAATGGATGTCTCCGAGGAGGCGCTGGCCGAGCTGGCCGCGCGGCGGGACGAGCTTGCCGAGCAGCTGGCCGGGCACGCCACCAGGCTGTCCAGCGAGCGGGCGAGCGCCGCGGCCGAACTGGCCACCGCCATCACCGCCGAGCTCTCCGGCCTGGCCATGGGGCAGGCCGAGATCGAGGTCACCGTGCGCAACCGGGCCGCCGAGGCGAACGACCCGCATGCCCTGCGGGTCGGCGAGGAGACGCTGCACGCGGGCGCGGACGGCGTGGACGAGGTCGAACTGCTGCTGCGCGCGCATTCTGGCGCGCCACCGCTGCCGGTGCACAAGGCGGCTTCCGGTGGTGAGCTCTCCCGGGTGATGCTCGCCATCGAGGTGGTGCTCGCGCACGCCGACACCGTGCCCACCCTGGTGTTCGACGAGGTCGACGCGGGCGTCGGCGGCAGGGCCGCGGTGGAGATCGGCAGGCGGCTGGCGAAGCTGGCGCGCAGCCATCAGGTGCTGGTGGTCACCCACCTTCCGCAGGTCGCCGCGTTCGCCGACCAGCACCTGGTGGTGGACAAGGGCACCTCGGGCGGCGTCACCCGTAGCGGGGTCACGGTGCTGCAGGAGTCCGAGCGGGTGCTGGAACTGGCCCGGATGCTGGCCGGAATGGACAGTACCGAGACCGGAAGGGCGCACGCCGAGGAACTGCTCGCCGCCGCCGCGGCGGACAAAGCCAGCGCGGCCGAAAAGCGCCCCGGCCAGGGCCGCGGAGCGAAGAAAAAGGGCGGCAAAGCGAAGAACGGAACCTAG
- a CDS encoding NAD kinase: MEETERREVLLVVHPDRDATRPAAREVAARLAEAGIRLRVLDEDVRELIKPDGAGAPCMVVGPESEPAAGTELVLVLGGDGTLLRAAELARPAGVPLLGVNLGRVGFLTEADSDALTDTVHRVVERRYRVEQRMTIDVTVSMNGDLVARTWALNEASVEKSTRERILDALIEVDGRPVSSFGCDGVLCATPTGSTAYAFSAGGPVIWPEVEALLVVPSNAHAMFSRPLVVSRSSVITVEVDPDGSPAVLTCDGLRHLEVPPGARVQVVWGRVPVRLARLWDGPFTDRLVRKFSLPVKSWRERHAHSR; the protein is encoded by the coding sequence ATCGAGGAAACCGAGCGGCGCGAGGTATTGCTCGTCGTCCACCCGGACCGGGACGCGACCCGGCCCGCCGCCCGCGAGGTCGCCGCCCGGCTCGCCGAGGCCGGCATCCGGCTGCGGGTACTGGACGAGGACGTGCGCGAACTCATCAAGCCCGATGGCGCTGGCGCGCCCTGCATGGTGGTCGGTCCGGAGTCCGAACCGGCTGCCGGCACGGAGCTGGTGCTGGTGCTGGGCGGGGACGGGACCCTGCTGCGAGCCGCCGAGCTGGCGCGCCCCGCGGGGGTGCCGCTGCTCGGCGTCAACCTCGGCAGGGTCGGCTTCCTCACCGAGGCGGACTCCGACGCGCTCACCGACACCGTGCACCGGGTGGTGGAACGCCGGTACCGGGTCGAGCAGCGGATGACCATCGACGTCACGGTGAGCATGAACGGTGACCTGGTGGCCCGGACCTGGGCCCTGAACGAGGCCAGCGTGGAGAAGAGCACCAGGGAACGCATCCTGGACGCGCTCATCGAGGTGGACGGCAGGCCGGTGTCCTCCTTCGGCTGTGACGGCGTGCTGTGCGCCACGCCGACCGGCTCCACCGCCTACGCCTTCTCCGCGGGCGGCCCGGTGATCTGGCCCGAGGTCGAGGCGCTGCTGGTGGTGCCGAGCAACGCGCACGCCATGTTCTCCCGGCCGCTGGTGGTGTCCCGCAGCTCGGTCATCACCGTGGAGGTCGACCCGGATGGCTCACCCGCCGTGCTCACCTGCGACGGCCTGCGCCACCTCGAGGTACCGCCGGGCGCCAGGGTCCAGGTCGTCTGGGGCCGGGTGCCGGTGCGGCTGGCCCGGCTGTGGGACGGCCCGTTCACCGACCGCCTGGTACGCAAGTTCTCCCTGCCGGTGAAGAGCTGGCGCGAACGGCACGCCCACTCCCGCTGA